A section of the Salvelinus fontinalis isolate EN_2023a chromosome 33, ASM2944872v1, whole genome shotgun sequence genome encodes:
- the LOC129832557 gene encoding T-lymphocyte activation antigen CD80 isoform X2, producing MCARRLLRRCVIIYLVSVSLIQSKDVTMVIGEVGGAVTLPCISDLQRLPTHLYIQRPDPDEFINGYHKTRDLPSPHPDYANRTQVDHTQGTMKLWSIRLSDEGLYECHIGYPTKNNQENIQLNVTANYSIPNVTVACDNGRCLVTCSSDNGYPRRDVEWSLNPPLNQSHWGAVNSSEVRDPASMLFSVFSSISVNCSSGLRLNLSCAVGGALSQEHTVCRPPDISVVSVISAVSVIAAVLLCFLVLVSNSKKKKAHTARGTQGGKGAASSHENVQLT from the exons ATGTGTGCGCGTCGGCTGCTTCG AAGGTGTGTCATCATATACCTGGTATCGGTTTCGCTCATTCAAAGTAAAG atGTCACCATGGTGATAGGAGAGGTGGGTGGGGCTGTGACCCTCCCCTGTATCTCTGACCTCCAGAGACTCCCAACccacctgtatatacagagaCCTGACCCAGACGAGTTCATTAATGGCTACCATAAGACGAGGGACTTACCATCCCCTCACCCGGATTATGCAAACCGTACTCAAGTAGACCACACACAGGGAACGATGAAGCTGTGGAGTATACGGCTGTCAGATGAGGGGCTGTACGAATGCCACATCGGATACCCAACCAAGAACAACCAGGAGAACATACAGCTCAATGTGACAG CCAACTACAGCATCCCCAATGTAACAGTGGCCTGTGACAATGGCAGATGCTTGGTGACATGTTCCTCCGACAACGGTTACCCTCGTAGGGATGTTGAGTGGAGCCTGAACCCTCCTCTGAACCAGAGCCACTGGGGAGCAGTGAACAGCAGTGAAGTGAGAGACCCGGCCTCTATGCTGTTCTCTGTCTTCAGTTCCATATCCGTCAACTGCTCCTCCGGACTCCGGCTGAACCTCAGCTGTGCTGTAGGGGGCGCCCTCTCACAGGAACACACTGTCT GCAGGCCTCCTGATATCTCTGTTGTCTCTGTGATCTCTGCTGTCTCTGTGATCGCTGCTGTTCTGCTGTGTTTCCTGGTGCTGGTGTCTAACAGCAAGAAAAAGAAGGCTCACACAGCCAGAGGTACTCAAG GAGGGAAGGGAGCAGCAAGTTCACATGA AAATGTACAGCTGACCTGA
- the LOC129832557 gene encoding T-lymphocyte activation antigen CD80 isoform X1: protein MTVDYGMCARRLLRRCVIIYLVSVSLIQSKDVTMVIGEVGGAVTLPCISDLQRLPTHLYIQRPDPDEFINGYHKTRDLPSPHPDYANRTQVDHTQGTMKLWSIRLSDEGLYECHIGYPTKNNQENIQLNVTANYSIPNVTVACDNGRCLVTCSSDNGYPRRDVEWSLNPPLNQSHWGAVNSSEVRDPASMLFSVFSSISVNCSSGLRLNLSCAVGGALSQEHTVCRPPDISVVSVISAVSVIAAVLLCFLVLVSNSKKKKAHTARGTQGGKGAASSHENVQLT from the exons ATGACTGTG GACTATGGGATGTGTGCGCGTCGGCTGCTTCG AAGGTGTGTCATCATATACCTGGTATCGGTTTCGCTCATTCAAAGTAAAG atGTCACCATGGTGATAGGAGAGGTGGGTGGGGCTGTGACCCTCCCCTGTATCTCTGACCTCCAGAGACTCCCAACccacctgtatatacagagaCCTGACCCAGACGAGTTCATTAATGGCTACCATAAGACGAGGGACTTACCATCCCCTCACCCGGATTATGCAAACCGTACTCAAGTAGACCACACACAGGGAACGATGAAGCTGTGGAGTATACGGCTGTCAGATGAGGGGCTGTACGAATGCCACATCGGATACCCAACCAAGAACAACCAGGAGAACATACAGCTCAATGTGACAG CCAACTACAGCATCCCCAATGTAACAGTGGCCTGTGACAATGGCAGATGCTTGGTGACATGTTCCTCCGACAACGGTTACCCTCGTAGGGATGTTGAGTGGAGCCTGAACCCTCCTCTGAACCAGAGCCACTGGGGAGCAGTGAACAGCAGTGAAGTGAGAGACCCGGCCTCTATGCTGTTCTCTGTCTTCAGTTCCATATCCGTCAACTGCTCCTCCGGACTCCGGCTGAACCTCAGCTGTGCTGTAGGGGGCGCCCTCTCACAGGAACACACTGTCT GCAGGCCTCCTGATATCTCTGTTGTCTCTGTGATCTCTGCTGTCTCTGTGATCGCTGCTGTTCTGCTGTGTTTCCTGGTGCTGGTGTCTAACAGCAAGAAAAAGAAGGCTCACACAGCCAGAGGTACTCAAG GAGGGAAGGGAGCAGCAAGTTCACATGA AAATGTACAGCTGACCTGA